A genomic window from Chitinophaga pollutisoli includes:
- a CDS encoding putative zinc-binding metallopeptidase produces the protein MIPLLIFALFAGCRKDDDPGNVDEIPGLGGDVWVEGPVDKWIEDSLTTTYNMTVKYKWEQGELDPTKALVPPHEDKIIPVLSTIRRGWIKPFEEEVGNLFVKRYTPKYFVLVGSSQYNMDGTITLGTAEGGRTIELYTLNDFRVNWMPGYVPSDSPNVKMMFHTIQHEFAHIMNQTVAYSPDFKRISVGKYTGNWVNFTDQEANRRGFPTAYAMSSSDEDFVEMVATMLMEGRAGFDRIVNNITEDGADGTPAATARAVLRQKEAMVVEYYRNSWGINFYNLQTRTRAALVALIK, from the coding sequence ATGATACCACTTCTGATCTTCGCGTTGTTTGCCGGTTGCCGGAAAGACGACGATCCCGGCAACGTGGACGAAATCCCCGGCCTGGGCGGAGACGTATGGGTGGAAGGCCCCGTCGACAAGTGGATAGAGGACAGCCTCACCACTACCTACAACATGACCGTGAAATACAAATGGGAGCAGGGCGAGCTGGATCCTACCAAAGCGCTGGTGCCCCCGCACGAAGACAAGATCATTCCCGTGCTGAGCACCATCCGCCGCGGCTGGATCAAACCGTTCGAGGAGGAAGTCGGGAATTTGTTCGTGAAACGCTACACGCCCAAGTACTTCGTACTCGTAGGCAGCTCGCAATATAATATGGACGGCACCATCACACTCGGAACCGCCGAAGGCGGGCGTACCATCGAGCTGTATACCCTGAACGATTTCCGGGTGAACTGGATGCCGGGCTACGTACCCTCCGATTCGCCGAACGTAAAGATGATGTTCCACACCATCCAGCACGAATTCGCGCATATCATGAACCAGACGGTTGCTTACTCGCCGGATTTCAAACGGATCTCCGTAGGCAAATACACCGGCAACTGGGTAAATTTCACGGATCAGGAAGCCAACCGCAGAGGATTTCCCACGGCATACGCCATGTCGTCGTCCGACGAAGATTTCGTGGAGATGGTCGCCACGATGCTCATGGAAGGGCGCGCCGGTTTCGACCGGATCGTGAACAACATCACTGAAGACGGGGCCGACGGTACCCCTGCCGCCACGGCGCGCGCCGTGCTCAGGCAGAAGGAGGCGATGGTGGTGGAATACTACCGCAACAGCTGGGGCATCAATTTCTATAACCTCCAAACCCGGACGCGCGCTGCCCTGGTAGCATTGATCAAATAA
- a CDS encoding RagB/SusD family nutrient uptake outer membrane protein, with amino-acid sequence MQQHLKILAMITLLTTAGCKKFLEQPPDNRAQLTSPEQVSRLLATAYPGASYVQFAELASDNVTDRGQGEQGNEVVDPYTFTDVRSEEQDSPEYYWNACYSAIAAANQALEACEKAANPGAYYAQKGEALLCRAYAHFMLVTFFAETYDPATASSKPGVPYVTEPEKEVVKQYDRSTVAHVYEMIEKDLLAGLPLIDEKSYTVPRYHFNKAAANAFATRFYLFKRDYTKVLQYAGQVFIDGNVVDKLRPWNSRYLSYTGQEMRVNYAKSTEAANLLLCETASWWMRIQISGRYGLDRNLFQEIFNWNVVGANWAMSNQTYIGSPSTTAVYIPKVYEYFVRTSVNAEIGTGYAMVPLFTTEEVLFNRAEAYAYLNNTTAAVADLNTFASVRFDPYNATTHRITMPRIRNYYGTNNDRDGLLLTILDFKRVEFMHEGMRWFDILRYRIPVVHFKQDGSMYTLTANDPRRLFQIPQSAGESGVPQNPR; translated from the coding sequence ATGCAACAGCATTTGAAAATATTAGCGATGATCACCCTGCTGACTACGGCGGGATGTAAGAAATTCCTGGAGCAGCCGCCGGACAACAGGGCGCAGCTGACCTCACCGGAGCAGGTGTCGCGCCTCCTGGCTACGGCTTACCCGGGCGCCAGCTATGTGCAATTCGCCGAACTGGCTTCCGACAACGTAACGGACCGGGGACAGGGAGAACAGGGGAATGAGGTGGTGGACCCATATACCTTTACGGACGTCCGCAGCGAAGAGCAGGATTCCCCGGAATACTACTGGAACGCGTGCTATTCCGCCATCGCCGCAGCCAACCAGGCCCTGGAGGCTTGTGAAAAAGCCGCCAATCCCGGCGCATACTACGCGCAGAAAGGCGAAGCGCTCCTCTGCCGCGCCTATGCGCATTTCATGCTGGTGACCTTCTTCGCCGAAACCTACGATCCCGCCACGGCATCTTCCAAACCAGGCGTGCCTTACGTGACCGAACCGGAAAAAGAAGTGGTGAAACAATATGACCGCAGCACCGTGGCGCATGTTTATGAAATGATCGAAAAGGACCTGCTGGCCGGCTTGCCGCTGATCGACGAAAAATCCTATACCGTTCCCCGTTACCATTTCAATAAAGCCGCCGCCAATGCATTTGCCACGAGGTTTTATCTTTTCAAGCGCGATTATACCAAAGTACTGCAATACGCCGGACAGGTATTCATCGACGGGAATGTGGTGGATAAGCTAAGACCCTGGAACAGCCGCTACCTCAGCTACACCGGTCAGGAAATGCGGGTGAACTACGCCAAATCCACCGAAGCGGCCAACCTGCTGCTCTGCGAAACCGCTTCCTGGTGGATGCGCATCCAGATCAGCGGACGGTACGGGCTGGACCGGAACCTTTTCCAGGAGATCTTTAACTGGAACGTAGTAGGCGCCAACTGGGCGATGTCGAACCAGACTTACATTGGCTCGCCTTCCACCACCGCGGTGTATATCCCGAAAGTATATGAGTACTTCGTGCGTACCAGCGTGAATGCGGAGATCGGTACAGGATACGCCATGGTGCCGCTGTTCACGACCGAAGAAGTATTGTTCAACCGCGCGGAGGCTTACGCTTATCTCAACAACACGACCGCCGCCGTGGCCGATCTGAATACTTTCGCGAGCGTGCGCTTCGATCCATATAATGCGACGACGCACCGGATCACCATGCCCAGAATCAGGAATTATTACGGCACCAACAACGACCGCGACGGCCTGCTGCTCACCATCCTGGACTTCAAGCGCGTGGAATTCATGCACGAAGGGATGCGCTGGTTCGATATCCTGCGTTACCGCATACCAGTGGTGCATTTCAAACAGGACGGCAGCATGTATACTTTAACCGCCAACGATCCCCGCAGGTTGTTCCAGATACCGCAGTCGGCAGGGGAATCAGGCGTTCCGCAAAATCCCCGTTAA